A section of the Thermotoga caldifontis AZM44c09 genome encodes:
- a CDS encoding coproporphyrinogen-III oxidase family protein — MGLYVHVPFCKSRCSYCDFVSYTDFSLVDEYFKTLWREIELWARLLPKVYVGSMYFGGGSPSDVPFELLEKTVGLIAKRFHLKSDIEFTVEVNPNCGFPVEKLKLLGVNRVSIGLQAADDSVLHRVRRRHTVSDFFRVFEVAKSFARVNVDFIVGLPDESDRTIDEDVRVVERLKPDHVSIYLLETHEPSLNQSPCEEVEGRYERFVESVQSIGYLRYEISNFALNGNFCRHNLKYWRNEDYIGLGIAAGGHLGRIRYVNTSKIGEYASRIWKGEFAFEYFSENDELQELKESLFMGLRLREGVSVERLRSLYPAFDPEVLFSDLLGELLRLEGGFLRLTEKGFDLSARVLADVIDRISSTAVGR, encoded by the coding sequence GTGGGTCTGTACGTGCACGTTCCTTTCTGCAAAAGCAGATGCAGCTATTGTGATTTTGTTTCTTACACAGACTTTTCGCTTGTGGATGAATACTTCAAAACCCTCTGGAGAGAGATCGAACTGTGGGCCAGGTTGTTGCCGAAAGTTTATGTTGGAAGCATGTACTTCGGAGGGGGCAGTCCGAGCGACGTTCCTTTCGAACTGCTCGAGAAAACGGTTGGTCTCATCGCGAAGCGTTTCCATCTGAAAAGCGATATCGAATTCACGGTCGAAGTCAACCCGAACTGCGGCTTTCCAGTTGAAAAATTGAAACTGCTCGGCGTGAACAGGGTGAGTATCGGATTGCAGGCGGCCGACGATTCGGTGCTTCACCGTGTCAGAAGGAGACATACAGTGAGTGATTTCTTCAGAGTTTTCGAAGTGGCAAAGAGTTTCGCCAGAGTGAACGTGGATTTCATCGTTGGTTTGCCTGATGAGAGCGATCGAACCATAGATGAAGATGTCCGTGTGGTTGAAAGGCTGAAACCTGACCACGTTTCCATCTACCTGCTGGAGACTCACGAACCAAGTTTGAACCAATCGCCCTGTGAGGAAGTCGAAGGTCGATACGAACGATTCGTCGAATCCGTACAGTCGATTGGTTATCTTAGATACGAGATCTCCAATTTCGCCCTGAACGGAAACTTCTGCAGGCACAATTTGAAATACTGGCGGAACGAAGATTACATCGGTTTGGGAATAGCTGCAGGCGGGCATCTGGGCAGGATCAGGTACGTCAACACCTCGAAGATTGGCGAGTACGCTTCACGGATCTGGAAGGGAGAGTTCGCGTTCGAGTATTTTTCTGAGAACGACGAGCTTCAGGAATTGAAGGAGAGTCTCTTCATGGGTTTGAGACTGCGGGAAGGGGTGAGCGTCGAACGATTGAGAAGTCTCTATCCAGCGTTCGATCCTGAGGTTCTCTTTTCAGACCTCCTGGGTGAACTGTTGCGGCTCGAAGGAGGATTTCTCAGGCTCACCGAAAAGGGTTTCGATCTATCGGCTCGGGTGCTCGCCGATGTTATAGATCGTATTTCTTCGACAGCCGTTGGGAGGTGA
- the gatA gene encoding Asp-tRNA(Asn)/Glu-tRNA(Gln) amidotransferase subunit GatA: MFQKMTIEDCLEIERDNLVKESLQRIEEIDHVLRSFITVLKAEQIQLKDGPFRGIPVAVKDNIVTKGVRTTCASRILENYVPPYDATVVRRLKEAGFAIVGKTNLDEFAMGSSTERSAFFVTRNPWDLSCVPGGSSGGSAAAVASGEVVAALGSDTGGSVRQPAAFCGIVGFKPTYGLVSRYGLVAFASSLDQIGPMTKNVRDAAILMQIIHGRDPMDSTTVDVKMDFLSHIEEGIENFRFAVPEEVYEYEGLDSEVAERFEECIRLIEKLGGRVRKVRIPTLKYAVATYYVIAPAEASSNLARYDGVKYGLRVEKTGLKETYSTTRTVGFGEEVRRRIVLGTFTLSATYYEAYFNRAQKVRKLIAKDLNTTFDEFDAILTPTSPIPAFKIGSITDPLAYYLMDVFTTFANLAGVPALSLPFGFARGLPVGIQIVGKRFDDPKVLRIGRAIEKSSPYNENGRFPMPVVRV, from the coding sequence ATGTTTCAGAAGATGACGATCGAAGATTGTCTCGAAATCGAGAGGGACAATCTGGTGAAAGAATCTCTGCAGAGGATAGAAGAGATCGACCACGTTCTGAGAAGTTTCATCACGGTACTGAAAGCAGAACAGATCCAGCTCAAAGATGGTCCGTTCAGAGGGATCCCCGTGGCGGTGAAGGACAACATCGTCACGAAAGGTGTGAGGACCACGTGCGCTTCCAGGATTCTCGAAAACTACGTACCTCCCTACGATGCGACTGTCGTGAGGAGGCTCAAAGAAGCCGGGTTCGCTATCGTCGGGAAGACCAACCTGGACGAGTTCGCGATGGGTTCGAGTACGGAACGTTCCGCCTTCTTTGTGACGCGTAACCCGTGGGACCTTTCCTGCGTGCCCGGTGGTAGCAGTGGAGGTTCAGCGGCGGCAGTCGCGAGCGGTGAGGTGGTGGCGGCGCTCGGCAGCGACACGGGTGGTTCCGTGAGGCAACCTGCGGCGTTCTGTGGCATCGTGGGTTTCAAACCTACCTACGGACTGGTCTCCAGGTACGGGCTGGTGGCGTTCGCCTCTTCGCTGGATCAGATAGGCCCGATGACCAAGAACGTTCGCGATGCCGCCATCCTGATGCAGATCATACATGGAAGAGATCCCATGGATTCGACGACCGTGGATGTGAAGATGGACTTTCTTTCACACATAGAAGAGGGGATAGAGAACTTCCGTTTCGCCGTTCCAGAAGAAGTTTACGAGTACGAGGGTCTGGACAGCGAGGTCGCAGAGAGGTTCGAAGAGTGTATAAGGCTCATCGAGAAACTCGGTGGGAGAGTGAGAAAGGTAAGAATTCCCACGTTGAAGTACGCTGTGGCAACGTACTACGTGATCGCCCCGGCCGAGGCGAGTTCGAACCTCGCGAGGTACGACGGGGTGAAGTACGGATTGAGAGTCGAGAAAACGGGATTGAAGGAAACTTACTCCACAACGAGGACTGTAGGATTTGGCGAAGAGGTCAGAAGGAGAATCGTGCTCGGCACGTTCACCCTGAGCGCGACTTACTACGAAGCCTATTTCAACAGGGCACAGAAGGTTCGAAAGCTCATCGCTAAGGATCTCAACACCACGTTCGATGAGTTCGACGCGATCCTGACACCCACATCCCCGATACCCGCTTTCAAGATCGGTTCCATCACCGATCCGCTCGCTTACTACTTGATGGACGTGTTCACAACGTTTGCGAATCTGGCGGGTGTACCTGCGCTGAGCCTGCCTTTCGGTTTTGCCCGGGGACTGCCAGTTGGAATTCAGATAGTTGGCAAGAGGTTCGACGATCCAAAAGTCTTGAGGATCGGCAGAGCGATCGAGAAGTCTTCCCCGTACAACGAGAACGGACGTTTCCCCATGCCGGTGGTGAGAGTATGA
- a CDS encoding DHH family phosphoesterase has translation MTKFLSVVSELMSKDNVLVLGHVMPDGDDISSVACLAEGLRRLGKTARAGIDDQIAWYYKLFFAVDKIEPFEQLQNFNPDLIVVVDCSSPDRVGRFQDLLKRAKLVVIDHHETNSLFGDLNLVDVSSASTAQIVYNINKAMGVSYDPPLATTNLLGIMTDTGFFKYSNTDGNVLRAAAELVELGAQPYFVASTILENRTLEQFKLLERMIEHMKVEDRLVYSWLSYEDYLSLGCTEDDSSGFVSELRSMKDIEVAILFTEFPKGEVHVSFRSKHWLNVSKIAAALGGGGHARAAGCSYKNVELDKVIDEVLGLTREALAGGIHETG, from the coding sequence ATGACGAAGTTCCTGTCTGTGGTATCGGAGCTCATGTCCAAAGACAACGTCCTCGTTCTGGGCCACGTGATGCCGGATGGAGACGATATAAGCAGCGTGGCGTGCCTCGCCGAGGGATTGCGACGGCTCGGAAAAACTGCGAGAGCCGGCATAGACGACCAGATCGCCTGGTATTACAAGCTCTTTTTCGCCGTTGATAAGATAGAGCCTTTCGAACAATTGCAGAATTTCAATCCAGATCTGATAGTCGTTGTGGATTGCTCTTCACCGGACAGGGTTGGGAGGTTTCAAGATCTTTTGAAAAGAGCAAAGCTGGTAGTGATAGACCACCACGAAACGAATTCACTGTTCGGAGACCTCAATCTGGTCGATGTTTCCAGCGCCTCAACGGCTCAGATAGTTTATAATATAAACAAAGCCATGGGGGTAAGTTACGATCCACCGCTCGCAACGACCAACTTGCTCGGCATCATGACGGATACAGGTTTCTTCAAGTATTCCAACACCGATGGGAACGTCCTCAGGGCCGCGGCGGAACTCGTCGAGCTTGGTGCACAACCGTACTTCGTCGCATCGACCATCCTTGAGAACAGAACGCTCGAACAGTTCAAGCTTCTGGAGCGAATGATCGAGCACATGAAGGTGGAAGATCGATTAGTTTATTCCTGGTTGAGCTATGAAGATTACCTATCGCTGGGTTGTACGGAGGACGACAGTAGTGGCTTCGTATCGGAACTCAGATCCATGAAGGATATAGAGGTTGCGATTCTCTTCACCGAATTTCCCAAGGGTGAAGTTCACGTGAGTTTCAGATCTAAGCACTGGTTGAACGTGAGCAAGATCGCCGCCGCTCTCGGTGGTGGGGGTCACGCACGAGCGGCAGGTTGTTCTTACAAGAACGTCGAGCTGGATAAGGTGATCGACGAGGTACTCGGACTGACTCGTGAAGCTCTTGCGGGGGGAATTCATGAGACTGGTTAG
- a CDS encoding flavin reductase family protein: MVFVESLQKYNLHYPANVALVCSMYEERINVMAAAWHTQLSHDPPLYGVSISPKRLTHDLILSSKEFTVNFIRYDQSRLAAFVGKTSGRDIDKLNVFEINLTNARKVKVPVLGDCYAAYECKLVDFRRTGDHTFFIGQIVGVHYDPNAFGQILTVQPTLYLGSDHYVTVDFSTKRVHDEKQVKDYLSRWVQGG; the protein is encoded by the coding sequence ATGGTCTTTGTGGAGAGTTTACAGAAGTACAACCTTCATTATCCTGCCAACGTTGCGCTGGTGTGCAGCATGTACGAGGAAAGGATCAACGTGATGGCTGCCGCATGGCATACACAGCTTTCTCACGATCCACCTCTCTATGGGGTCTCGATCTCGCCGAAGAGGTTGACGCACGATCTGATTCTGTCTTCGAAAGAGTTCACCGTGAACTTCATAAGGTACGATCAGAGCAGGCTGGCCGCCTTCGTCGGTAAGACTTCTGGTAGGGACATAGATAAGCTGAACGTCTTTGAAATAAACCTCACCAACGCAAGAAAGGTCAAAGTACCGGTGTTGGGCGATTGCTATGCGGCGTACGAGTGTAAGCTCGTCGATTTCAGGCGCACGGGTGATCACACCTTCTTCATAGGTCAGATCGTCGGAGTTCACTACGATCCGAACGCTTTCGGACAGATTCTGACCGTTCAACCAACGCTGTATCTCGGTTCGGACCATTACGTGACGGTCGATTTCTCCACCAAACGAGTTCACGATGAAAAACAGGTGAAGGATTATCTGTCAAGGTGGGTGCAGGGAGGATGA
- a CDS encoding diguanylate cyclase has product MRLVRLLRQTYSGDEFLILEQDTYKRLKVVLKEAVGDKTEELADFLTKLSRMKHPAIAPIEGFDFRSETPQIFFAYYGGEDIDFHDPQEAERFARFLLNLLRELIHHGIVIPIISLQDFLKKDEDFYMIAPCWRNPRKFPKQGVFIAPEFVRYAESSVASTAYVFGKLILSLSKDESIRDAVGKFTQEEPSERKLHFVFTANSLGGLSGRVRVRPVVLARREEAEILNLIKNLKPKLNTILIYGPQRSGKTTLLGLLVDDFRRMNMPAVWVTSVETLVMDLVQLLDNETYSNLDETTKNNISRLVSAEELSSDEVILTVAKLLSKMRPIVFLVDDAHEMSTSVKMLLKQLSEYVYPQGHILLLSSIRDETDIRVDFRVQVNPLSFEETLKLVSQSLASDEKNIPQEFARWLYTVTQGLAGKITQVLKVLAKENKLSVSEDRLHVDETFLTSNLNDVLELSVEKYRSTKAAFLSLCGEKFSPVEIQALCEAIDLEKEELDRSLRNLMNDGLVYFENERFRFTLPELWRTLYESVERSVRDRIHSSLALKAPSYEKRAWHLRMLGKAVSAAAMYLRAARKEIHSYGDISAALDYINKAQEILKDRISYALVSLKFKALGIKGEPKGLKRFSEELGTVEKFSFFRYAALVAAGEVNEAMKLEQEIDFKGKTPYSELLKLSYKVRRMLRAGQKIDQETIRKLSFLVAQLSNLPLHNRLKASALTLIARARGVESIQALELLNTAKLLAEEGRFYDVLAETLLLLGTRLTAAPEAQRLFEQVVEIANRIGSHDLMMVALSNMMWTNLYRGETEKMFAVIHQLRELSKMVDNGATEAYTYFVEAQYHTYNKQLEEALEDLEKERSIEKQLGIEERGLRAKVAAYALNGRLEEARKLLKENIDNPALNNPTFVEFRDLILAESDEDLLKAWRRFVNKDHPYWMQEACQAFGARIAPLDRDSFFRFAERLERSDIKDGTFLSLAQVLEGMALAYKALGEELKALNYAERAVTIYRTHGFDSAAGWLEQKVGMTSAISRFVRLFDTARIDEGDVRSMMKELRSLLKSFIDAHAVAQYALDTLKVADFQEDLKSILDFLLSRMMNILPINSAALMLVDGSGKIVEFSGFNVRDIPNKLISSYEPFEVYHVVQLEHSYKLHMYLANKSLFVNRAQGENLMKIVLNLQEVAEYILRDAISYKRSITDPLTGLYTRWYFLHRLREEFERVKRYGSSFSVVMADIDDFKRINDTYGHKIGDEVLKFIASLMRSHTRSTDILGRYGGEEFIMILPNTDKESAALVCEKILRNMSSMNPFDFKVTMSFGVAGYPEDDVFEPDELIVLADKAMYTSKERGKACVTIYR; this is encoded by the coding sequence ATGAGACTGGTTAGGCTCTTGAGGCAGACTTACAGTGGGGATGAATTTCTGATCCTCGAACAGGATACTTACAAGAGGCTGAAGGTTGTGCTCAAAGAGGCGGTAGGCGATAAAACAGAAGAGCTTGCAGATTTTCTCACGAAGCTGTCGCGTATGAAGCATCCCGCGATTGCACCGATCGAGGGTTTCGATTTCCGTTCCGAAACACCTCAGATTTTCTTCGCCTACTACGGTGGGGAAGATATCGATTTTCATGACCCACAAGAGGCCGAGCGGTTCGCCAGGTTCTTACTGAACCTGTTGAGAGAGCTCATACACCACGGAATAGTGATTCCAATCATCAGTCTGCAGGATTTTTTGAAAAAGGACGAAGATTTTTACATGATCGCCCCGTGTTGGCGCAATCCCAGAAAATTTCCCAAACAGGGAGTTTTCATCGCACCGGAATTTGTAAGATATGCTGAATCTTCCGTTGCTTCGACTGCCTACGTGTTTGGCAAGTTGATTCTCTCGCTTTCGAAAGATGAATCCATAAGGGATGCAGTGGGTAAGTTCACACAAGAAGAGCCATCGGAAAGAAAATTACACTTCGTGTTCACGGCGAACTCTTTGGGTGGACTGTCGGGACGTGTCAGGGTCAGACCCGTGGTTCTGGCGCGTCGTGAGGAAGCGGAGATCCTGAACCTGATTAAGAATCTCAAACCTAAGCTCAACACGATTCTGATCTACGGACCTCAGAGGAGTGGGAAGACCACCCTGTTGGGTCTGCTCGTCGACGATTTTCGTCGCATGAACATGCCCGCCGTCTGGGTGACGAGCGTCGAAACACTCGTGATGGATCTGGTTCAGCTGCTGGACAACGAAACTTACTCGAACTTGGATGAGACAACCAAGAATAACATATCGAGACTCGTGTCGGCCGAAGAGCTTTCTTCCGACGAAGTGATTCTGACCGTTGCAAAGTTGCTGAGTAAGATGCGGCCCATCGTCTTCCTGGTTGATGATGCCCACGAAATGAGTACGAGTGTGAAGATGTTGCTTAAACAGCTCAGTGAATACGTTTATCCTCAGGGTCACATTCTGCTTCTGAGTTCCATAAGGGACGAAACGGACATACGCGTCGATTTCAGGGTACAAGTCAATCCTTTGAGTTTCGAAGAAACGTTGAAGTTGGTCAGCCAGTCGCTGGCGAGCGACGAGAAAAATATCCCACAGGAATTCGCTCGATGGCTGTACACCGTCACTCAAGGTTTGGCAGGAAAGATCACACAGGTGCTGAAGGTCTTGGCAAAGGAAAACAAGCTGAGTGTTTCAGAAGACCGTCTGCACGTGGATGAAACCTTTCTCACGAGCAACCTCAACGATGTGCTCGAGCTATCGGTGGAAAAGTACAGATCGACGAAGGCGGCTTTTCTCAGTCTGTGCGGAGAGAAATTCTCTCCCGTGGAAATTCAAGCCCTCTGCGAAGCGATCGATCTGGAGAAAGAAGAACTGGACCGTTCTCTGCGAAATCTGATGAACGACGGTCTGGTTTACTTCGAAAACGAAAGGTTCAGATTCACTCTACCCGAGCTCTGGCGAACGTTGTACGAGAGCGTTGAGCGATCGGTCCGCGACAGGATACACAGTTCCTTAGCTTTGAAAGCTCCAAGCTATGAAAAGAGAGCCTGGCACCTCAGGATGCTGGGCAAAGCCGTGTCCGCCGCGGCGATGTATCTGAGGGCTGCCAGGAAAGAGATCCACTCTTACGGAGACATTTCCGCCGCGCTGGACTACATTAACAAAGCTCAGGAAATTTTGAAAGACAGAATCAGTTACGCACTGGTCAGTCTGAAGTTCAAAGCGCTCGGTATCAAGGGTGAGCCGAAGGGTTTGAAGCGATTCAGTGAGGAACTTGGAACTGTAGAAAAATTCTCGTTCTTCCGTTACGCCGCGCTCGTGGCGGCGGGCGAAGTGAACGAAGCCATGAAGCTCGAACAGGAAATAGATTTCAAAGGGAAAACGCCTTACTCCGAGCTGCTCAAGCTCAGCTACAAGGTTCGCAGAATGCTCAGGGCAGGTCAGAAGATCGATCAGGAAACCATCAGAAAATTGTCGTTTCTGGTTGCACAGCTGTCGAATTTGCCTCTGCACAACAGATTGAAGGCCAGCGCGCTGACGCTGATCGCCCGTGCACGAGGCGTTGAATCGATCCAGGCACTCGAGCTTCTGAACACGGCGAAGTTGCTCGCCGAAGAAGGGCGGTTCTACGATGTGCTCGCGGAAACGCTCCTACTCCTTGGCACCCGCCTGACTGCCGCCCCTGAAGCTCAGAGGCTCTTCGAGCAGGTGGTGGAGATCGCGAACAGGATCGGTTCTCACGATCTCATGATGGTTGCACTGAGCAACATGATGTGGACGAATCTGTACAGAGGAGAAACGGAAAAGATGTTCGCAGTGATACACCAGCTCAGAGAACTTTCAAAAATGGTTGATAATGGTGCAACGGAGGCCTACACGTACTTCGTGGAAGCCCAGTATCACACGTACAACAAACAGCTCGAAGAAGCTCTGGAGGATCTTGAAAAAGAAAGATCCATAGAGAAACAGCTTGGGATAGAAGAACGCGGGTTGAGGGCGAAGGTTGCTGCCTACGCTCTGAACGGACGCTTGGAGGAAGCGAGGAAGCTGCTGAAAGAAAACATCGATAATCCAGCTTTGAACAATCCAACGTTTGTCGAGTTCAGAGATCTGATACTCGCTGAGAGTGACGAGGATCTGTTGAAAGCCTGGAGAAGGTTCGTGAATAAGGATCATCCGTATTGGATGCAGGAAGCCTGCCAGGCGTTCGGTGCGAGGATTGCTCCGCTCGACAGGGATTCGTTCTTCAGATTCGCTGAAAGGCTGGAGAGATCTGACATAAAAGACGGAACGTTCCTCTCGCTTGCCCAGGTGCTTGAAGGCATGGCTTTAGCTTACAAAGCCCTCGGAGAAGAGTTGAAGGCTTTGAACTACGCGGAAAGGGCCGTCACGATCTACAGAACCCACGGATTTGATTCTGCAGCCGGCTGGCTCGAGCAAAAGGTGGGCATGACCTCGGCGATAAGCAGGTTCGTGCGCTTGTTTGATACCGCAAGGATAGACGAAGGAGACGTAAGATCGATGATGAAGGAGTTGAGGTCGCTGCTGAAGAGTTTCATCGATGCGCACGCCGTGGCACAGTACGCACTCGACACGCTCAAAGTTGCCGATTTTCAGGAAGATTTGAAGTCGATACTCGATTTTTTGCTCTCGAGGATGATGAACATCCTGCCCATCAACTCGGCGGCGCTGATGTTGGTGGATGGTTCAGGAAAGATCGTCGAATTTTCCGGCTTCAACGTGAGAGACATCCCGAACAAACTGATATCATCGTACGAACCATTCGAGGTTTACCACGTGGTCCAGCTCGAGCACAGTTACAAATTACACATGTACTTGGCGAACAAGTCCCTGTTCGTGAACAGGGCACAGGGTGAAAATCTGATGAAGATCGTTCTGAACCTTCAAGAGGTTGCGGAATACATTCTGAGGGACGCGATTTCCTACAAACGCAGCATCACAGATCCTCTGACGGGCCTCTACACCAGGTGGTACTTCCTCCACAGGCTACGCGAGGAGTTCGAAAGGGTCAAGAGGTACGGCAGTAGCTTTTCCGTCGTCATGGCGGACATAGACGATTTCAAGAGGATAAACGACACCTATGGCCACAAGATCGGTGATGAAGTGCTCAAGTTCATCGCCTCTTTGATGAGGAGTCACACCCGTTCGACGGACATACTGGGTCGTTACGGCGGAGAGGAATTCATAATGATATTGCCGAACACGGATAAAGAAAGTGCCGCGTTGGTTTGTGAAAAGATACTGCGCAACATGTCATCCATGAATCCGTTCGATTTCAAGGTAACCATGAGTTTCGGTGTGGCTGGTTATCCGGAGGACGATGTGTTTGAACCGGACGAACTCATCGTTCTGGCGGACAAAGCCATGTACACATCTAAGGAAAGGGGTAAGGCCTGTGTCACCATCTACAGATGA
- the gatB gene encoding Asp-tRNA(Asn)/Glu-tRNA(Gln) amidotransferase subunit GatB, with product MRFRTVIGLEIHVQLSTRTKAFCSCPADVFDLPPNTAVCPVCTGQPGALPVVNEQMVDYAIKLALALNCRVNEYSRFDRKNYFYPDLPKGYQISQYFYPLAVGGYMDIDVDGTTKRVRIRRLHLEEDAGKLVHEGDSITQARYSLVDMNRCGVPLVEIVTEPDLSSPKEARIFTEKLRSILRYLKISSGDMEKGALRCDANISVVDLERNVSSNRVEVKNMNSFRFIEKALEYEEQRIMEALMRGENVEKETRGWDLATKTTVSMRGKEEESDYRYFPEPDIPPIVVSKERIERLRSSLPELPDEKKLRFVQVYGLPEYDASVLTMDEFVADFFESCVKLTGKPKETSNWIMTEMLREMKELENEELKIKPEHIAELIKMVDQGEISIKTAKEIFPEVFRTGKMPSQIVEERGLKQLSDESVIFDIAKKVIDENPQVVSQYRSGKKSVLSFFVGQVMKQTRGTANPKLVNEVLRRLLEE from the coding sequence ATGAGGTTCAGGACAGTTATCGGTTTGGAGATACACGTTCAGCTTTCGACCAGGACGAAGGCGTTCTGCAGTTGTCCCGCGGACGTGTTCGATCTGCCTCCGAACACGGCTGTTTGTCCGGTGTGTACGGGACAGCCCGGGGCCCTACCCGTGGTGAACGAACAGATGGTGGATTACGCGATAAAGCTGGCACTGGCGCTCAACTGTCGGGTGAACGAGTATTCGAGGTTCGACCGGAAGAACTACTTCTATCCGGATTTACCGAAGGGTTACCAGATAAGCCAGTATTTCTACCCACTCGCGGTGGGGGGCTATATGGACATAGATGTGGACGGAACGACGAAACGCGTGAGAATAAGGAGGTTGCATCTGGAGGAGGACGCGGGCAAGCTCGTGCACGAGGGTGATTCGATAACTCAGGCGAGGTATTCTTTGGTGGACATGAACAGGTGCGGAGTGCCCCTCGTGGAGATAGTCACCGAACCCGATCTGTCTTCGCCGAAAGAGGCCCGCATCTTCACCGAGAAGCTGCGATCCATACTGAGGTATTTGAAGATCAGCAGCGGTGATATGGAAAAGGGTGCTCTGAGGTGCGATGCCAACATCTCTGTCGTGGATCTGGAAAGGAACGTTTCGAGCAACAGGGTCGAGGTCAAAAACATGAACTCGTTCAGGTTCATTGAAAAGGCGCTGGAGTACGAAGAGCAGAGGATCATGGAAGCGCTCATGAGAGGTGAAAACGTTGAGAAAGAGACACGTGGCTGGGATCTGGCGACGAAGACCACCGTGTCGATGAGAGGAAAGGAAGAAGAGAGCGATTATCGCTATTTCCCGGAGCCAGACATCCCCCCGATCGTTGTGAGCAAAGAGAGGATCGAGAGACTGAGGTCGTCCCTGCCGGAATTGCCTGACGAGAAAAAGTTGCGTTTCGTGCAGGTTTATGGCCTTCCCGAGTACGACGCATCCGTACTCACGATGGACGAATTCGTCGCGGACTTTTTCGAATCGTGCGTGAAGTTGACCGGCAAACCCAAGGAGACCAGCAACTGGATCATGACCGAGATGCTGAGGGAGATGAAGGAGCTCGAGAACGAAGAACTGAAGATAAAACCTGAGCACATAGCGGAACTCATAAAGATGGTGGATCAGGGAGAGATCTCCATAAAGACGGCAAAGGAGATCTTCCCCGAGGTGTTCCGAACCGGTAAGATGCCCAGCCAGATCGTCGAGGAGAGAGGATTAAAACAATTGAGCGACGAAAGCGTCATTTTCGACATCGCGAAGAAGGTCATAGACGAAAATCCACAGGTGGTGAGTCAATACAGATCTGGAAAGAAAAGCGTGCTTTCCTTCTTTGTTGGACAGGTGATGAAGCAAACCAGGGGAACTGCGAACCCGAAACTCGTGAACGAAGTGTTGAGGAGGTTGCTCGAAGAGTGA